The genomic DNA TCGGAAACTCATCCTCGACCTTCATCAGTATGGCGCTTTTACCGGCTTGTTCTGAGATCAATATACGCCTCTGATTTCCAACCAAGGCGGGATCGATATGCTCGAAGGATCTGGTGGTCTTACGCACGGCGTCGATATGCATCCCGCCTTTATGGGCGAAGGCGCTTCTGCCGACATACGGCTGACGATCGTCATGGGATAGGTTGGCCAGCTCGCTCACAAGTATCGAGAGTGAGGTCAGCTTTTTTAACGAATCGTCGGGGACGCATCTGATACCCATCTTGATCTGAAGGTTGGGGATCAGCACGCATAGATCGGCGTTACCACATCTCTCGCCATATCCGTTCACCGTCCCCTGGACGTGAATCGCCCCGGCTTCCACAGCCATTATGGAGTTGGCCACGGCCATTCCGGAGTCGTTATGGGCATGTATCCCCAACGGCACATCAAATCTTTTAGCTACCTCCTCTGTTATCCTTTTTATCTCACTTGGAAGGCTACCCCCGTTGGTATCACAGAGCACTAACCTATAGGCGCCACCGCGAACGGCTGCTTTAAGCGTTTCAATCGCATACTCCGGATCGTCCTTATACCCATCGTAGAAATGCTCGGCATCATATATGACCTTCCTGCCTTTGCCCGTGAGGTATCGCATGGAGTCCTCTATGATCTGAAGGTTCCTATCGAGCGTGGTTCTGAGAACCTCCCTGACATGTAGTTTCCAACTCTTGCCGAATATGGTGATCATAGGGAGCTCCGTTTCAAGCAAAGCGTTAAGATTGGTATCCCGCTCCGGAGGGGTGTCCGCCCTTCTAGTGCTGCCGAAGGGAACGACGACGGCTTTTCTCAGCTTTAGATTTCTAACCCGTCTGAAAAATTCGATATCCTTGGGGTTCGATCCCGGATATCCTCCCTCTATGTATGGTATTCCGAATTCATCGAGCTCCTGGACTATTCGCAACTTATCCTCCACGGAGAAGGATATACCCTCAGCTTGGCTACCATCTCGCAGCGTCGTATCGTAGATCTCAACCGATCGCATCTTGGTTGACCTCCTTAACAAAAAAGCCCACCATCGCTTTGTGCGACGGTGGGCCTGAAACTAAGATTGATTTCCTTCATCCGCCGCCCACCACGCACGGCGCGGCTATTCGTATTATGATGATAATAGCTATCACTGCGTCAGCCGTGGGCATTGGATAAAGGAGATGCTTTTTCATAACCCCTACCACCTTAAAGCTTATTGAAGAGTTTATCATAACTCCTTCCCATTGTCAAATTAACGAGGGAAACTACAGGCATCTCCTCAACTCTTACTATATCCCTTCGTCCGGTGAGCCAACTTCTTCAGTTCAGTAGAGAAGCCAAATTGTAGACTTCAGGGATGGCTTACAATTAGGGTAACGGCTTAAGGATAACAAGGTTATCCCTGTGTATCACCTCATCGTAGTACCTGTAGCCGAGGATCAACTCTATCTCGGAGGTTTTGTGCCCCATGATCTTTTTGATCTCCTCTGAGCTGTAATTGGTGAGCCCCCTCGCGAACTCCCTACCCTTCTCATCCAGACATCTTATGGTATCACCGAAATCGAATTTTCCCTCAACGCTTATTATCCCTGACGCGAGCAAGCTTGCTCCTTTTCTCACAAGCGCCTCGTATGCTCCCCTGTCCACCCTGACCGCTCCTTTCATTCTCGGGGAGTAGGCTATCCACCGCTTTCTACCCGGCAATTTCCTTCCCTTCTTCCTTGGCAGGAAGAGGGTTCCGATCCTTTCACCCTTGAGGAGCCTCGTGACAGGCATCTGAATGGAGGAGTTGGCGATGACCATCATCTCGCCCGATCCGATGACCACTTCCGCTGCCGCCAGTTTGGTGTCCATCCCGCCCGTTCCCAGCTCACCGCCCTTTCCGCCGGCAAAAGCCCTCAACTCATCCGTTATTTCCTCGACGACGTCCACCAACTTGGCGTTGGGTTCCTTTCTGGGGTCAGCCGTGTAGAGGCCGTCGATGTCTGAGAGAATAACCAGCAGATCAGCCCTTGCCAAAAGCGTCGTGAAGGCCGAGAGCATATCATTATCACCGACTTTGATCTCCTCGACCGCTACCGTGTCGTTCTCGTTGATTATGGGTACGACGCCATATCTGAGAAGGGCGATCAGCGTGTTGCTTATGTTCGTATATCTCCTCCGGTCGCTGAAGTCATCTCTTGTTAGTAACATCTGACCGACGGTGATGCCATGTCTGGAGAAACTTCGTTCGTAGGCGTTCATCAGGAGACTCTGTCCGATGGCGGCGGCGGCTTGCTGAGTGGGAATATCTCTAGGACGGGATCTGAGGCCCAATTTGCCGGCCCCCGCTCCTATCGCCCCGGAAGTTACCAGGATCACATCCCTGCCGCTCGATTTGACCGATGCGAGATCATCCACGATCCTATCCAGCTTCTCCTCATCCAGCCCCATATCATCCTTTCTGACGATCGAGCTGGTCCCAACCTTCACCACAATCCTTTTAACCATGTCGAAATCCACGTTTCGCGAGCTCATGACTGTTTATCTTCACTCTGCATATTCAAATTCGAAATCGCCTATCCGAATGGTATCTCCTTCCTTAGCCCCTAACCTTTTCAGAGCGGAGTAGAGCCCAAGGGATCTCAGCTTGCGATGGAAGAGCATGATCGCCTCCTCATTCTCGAAATCAGTCATCACCACGGCTCTTTTGACTTTCTCGCCCTCAACCACAAACTTACCTCCTTCCTTTCTGATTGTGAAGGGGGGAGATTTTTTCCTGACAGGTTTGCCGCTCGACGCGTGCTTTCTCTCC from Candidatus Poribacteria bacterium includes the following:
- a CDS encoding citramalate synthase, which codes for MRSVEIYDTTLRDGSQAEGISFSVEDKLRIVQELDEFGIPYIEGGYPGSNPKDIEFFRRVRNLKLRKAVVVPFGSTRRADTPPERDTNLNALLETELPMITIFGKSWKLHVREVLRTTLDRNLQIIEDSMRYLTGKGRKVIYDAEHFYDGYKDDPEYAIETLKAAVRGGAYRLVLCDTNGGSLPSEIKRITEEVAKRFDVPLGIHAHNDSGMAVANSIMAVEAGAIHVQGTVNGYGERCGNADLCVLIPNLQIKMGIRCVPDDSLKKLTSLSILVSELANLSHDDRQPYVGRSAFAHKGGMHIDAVRKTTRSFEHIDPALVGNQRRILISEQAGKSAILMKVEDEFPNLDKNSPEAQELFRRLKEAEKEGYQYEAAEASFKLLANKVLGRYRPLFEVLGFRIITDSFLVDGDHVIRSEATIKVKDPKGNVEHTAAEGDGPVNAMDMALRKALETFYPELKNVHLTDFKVRVLDSRAGTAAKVRVLIEASDGKEVWGTIGVSENIIKASWDALVDSLEYKLFRTRKG
- the proB gene encoding glutamate 5-kinase gives rise to the protein MVKRIVVKVGTSSIVRKDDMGLDEEKLDRIVDDLASVKSSGRDVILVTSGAIGAGAGKLGLRSRPRDIPTQQAAAAIGQSLLMNAYERSFSRHGITVGQMLLTRDDFSDRRRYTNISNTLIALLRYGVVPIINENDTVAVEEIKVGDNDMLSAFTTLLARADLLVILSDIDGLYTADPRKEPNAKLVDVVEEITDELRAFAGGKGGELGTGGMDTKLAAAEVVIGSGEMMVIANSSIQMPVTRLLKGERIGTLFLPRKKGRKLPGRKRWIAYSPRMKGAVRVDRGAYEALVRKGASLLASGIISVEGKFDFGDTIRCLDEKGREFARGLTNYSSEEIKKIMGHKTSEIELILGYRYYDEVIHRDNLVILKPLP